In a genomic window of Thermoproteus tenax Kra 1:
- a CDS encoding zinc finger domain-containing protein, with the protein MSIRGAKIYGPQPPADSMTNWSLAPLERGVEFVCPNCGKATIIRSYKSRKLGISYKCPVCGFEGP; encoded by the coding sequence ATGTCGATTAGAGGCGCCAAAATATATGGCCCCCAGCCTCCCGCCGACAGTATGACCAACTGGTCTCTGGCCCCGCTGGAGCGAGGTGTCGAGTTCGTCTGCCCCAACTGCGGCAAAGCCACCATCATAAGGAGCTATAAGTCCAGGAAGTTGGGGATCTCCTACAAGTGCCCCGTCTGCGGATTCGAGGGGCCGTAA
- a CDS encoding S9 family peptidase, translating to MDLLARRLLSVKNAVGPSAGPDGSIYYLSDYTGQYQIWRFDWRRHDVLFPWDGRVGAMSISPRGHVAFAADVGGDERWRIYVLDGDEVSDVATEGFNNLGPWTEDGLKLAYTSTVESPADYYLYVYDRATGTSARLAELSGINAAADWCGDAVLVAHEESSRDGDIYLVGRDGVKNLTKHSGEEKNASPRCLGHGRVAYLSNRWSEYSAIALLDLNTGEAKPWVQLDREIEAFDVWENYMAYVVNEDGYSGLYIMHTPTGLTHKVGIPPGVVTSLSWRFGRLTFSLSGPQIGHEVFVYGVEVRKITESPKYGLDFSKNAVPEAVRIKASDGVVIPVLLYKPSAQPPYKAVFILHGGPESQARPYFEPLAQLLVRLGYLVVEPNFRGSTGYGKTFVTLDDGERRLNAVRDVAEVAEWAQRQGFIADRPCVMGGSYGGYLTLMSLALYPELWKCGVEIAGIVNLATFLERTAPWRRRHREAEYGRLEDRELLARLSPITYADKIAAPLLVVHGANDIRVPVGEADQLVARLRELGKEVEFLRLENEGHVLSPSARPLVYGKAVEFIKRRL from the coding sequence ATGGATCTGCTGGCGCGAAGGCTGTTGTCGGTTAAAAACGCAGTGGGGCCCTCGGCGGGGCCCGACGGCTCAATATACTATCTCTCCGACTACACAGGCCAGTACCAGATCTGGAGGTTCGACTGGAGGAGACACGACGTCCTATTTCCGTGGGATGGCAGAGTCGGGGCCATGTCGATATCGCCGAGAGGACACGTGGCGTTCGCCGCAGACGTGGGAGGAGACGAGAGGTGGCGCATCTACGTGTTGGACGGCGATGAAGTCTCCGACGTCGCAACCGAGGGGTTCAACAATCTGGGGCCCTGGACGGAGGACGGCCTCAAGCTTGCCTACACATCCACTGTGGAGAGCCCCGCCGACTACTACCTCTACGTCTACGATAGAGCCACCGGCACCTCCGCCAGGCTTGCGGAGCTCTCCGGCATCAATGCGGCGGCCGACTGGTGCGGTGACGCAGTTTTGGTGGCCCACGAGGAGTCCTCCAGAGACGGCGATATATACTTGGTGGGAAGAGACGGCGTCAAGAATCTGACTAAACACTCGGGCGAGGAGAAGAACGCCTCGCCCAGATGTCTAGGCCACGGAAGGGTGGCCTACTTGAGCAACCGCTGGTCTGAGTATTCGGCCATAGCCTTGTTGGACTTGAACACGGGGGAGGCCAAGCCTTGGGTCCAGTTGGACAGAGAGATTGAGGCGTTCGACGTGTGGGAAAACTATATGGCCTACGTAGTCAACGAGGACGGCTACTCGGGGCTATATATAATGCACACGCCCACCGGCCTCACCCACAAGGTGGGCATACCGCCGGGGGTGGTCACCTCTCTGAGCTGGCGCTTCGGCAGATTGACCTTCTCCCTATCTGGGCCTCAGATCGGCCACGAGGTCTTCGTCTACGGAGTGGAGGTCAGAAAGATAACAGAGTCGCCCAAGTACGGCCTCGACTTCTCTAAAAACGCCGTGCCCGAGGCAGTTAGGATCAAGGCGAGCGATGGCGTCGTTATACCCGTGCTGCTCTACAAGCCCTCCGCCCAGCCGCCCTATAAGGCCGTCTTCATCCTCCACGGAGGGCCCGAGAGTCAGGCGAGGCCGTACTTCGAGCCGTTGGCCCAGCTTCTGGTGCGGCTCGGCTACCTAGTGGTGGAGCCCAACTTCAGAGGATCTACAGGGTATGGGAAGACCTTCGTCACATTGGACGACGGCGAGAGGAGGCTGAACGCCGTTAGAGATGTGGCGGAGGTAGCTGAGTGGGCGCAGAGACAGGGGTTCATCGCCGATAGGCCCTGCGTGATGGGCGGAAGCTACGGAGGCTATCTGACGCTGATGTCCCTCGCCTTGTACCCAGAGCTGTGGAAGTGCGGCGTCGAGATAGCGGGCATAGTCAATCTGGCTACGTTTTTAGAGCGGACTGCGCCGTGGAGGAGGAGGCACAGAGAGGCCGAGTACGGGAGGCTGGAGGACAGAGAGCTCCTCGCGAGGCTCAGCCCCATAACTTACGCCGACAAGATAGCTGCTCCGCTGTTGGTGGTGCACGGAGCCAACGACATAAGAGTGCCCGTCGGCGAGGCGGACCAGCTAGTGGCCAGGCTCAGAGAGCTCGGCAAAGAGGTGGAGTTCCTCCGCCTAGAGAACGAGGGACACGTCCTCTCCCCCTCGGCGCGTCCCCTAGTCTACGGCAAAGCTGTCGAGTTCATCAAGAGGCGCCTCTAA